In Cottoperca gobio chromosome 1, fCotGob3.1, whole genome shotgun sequence, a genomic segment contains:
- the LOC115009776 gene encoding toll-like receptor 2 — MRIVTVLVFVLLLMHRSVSLSSPQCHSCEQTSCICSRQNLTTVPAAPPKLITEFDLSFNRLREITRNDFVAFTGLRSLILNNNRIQKIQEQAFVPLTELEKLDLSLNRLVTLSARWFENLLSLRHLNLLGNKYTMLGEGNLFQSLKRLKILHFGGPSLQSVRKSDFSGLSGLEEVVFDGINLQVYAEGSLKQIGPMKYVTLGLNGTFCRNKTLVGAILSDVVHPNTTLTFTHTGFFSEDQMVPFEVARNGGTTSIIFKNVNMTLEACMAFLYLMSDSNLTILVLEDVKFNLRHLGHRGYPPHMDRLETLVLKNLDVPQFYRFPVLFILAPLLNVVRRVSVLNSKLFLIPCKSSADFSKLEHMDVSDNLLSDLTLSEMMCDGRGGLWSLQTINISRNHLRSINSQLFTKLNKLKNIDMSGNVFHRMPETCDWPPSLQFLNLSSTHLTKVSTCLPVSLRILDLSDNALTFFNVELPFLTELHISGNKISNFPDGDLYPLLAFLSIQNNDLQTFSSNNLNDYKNLKSLEAGANPYVCSCDFVAFMTNYRVTFGDEFKSYVCDSPDAVRGKSAAEARLSVFECHTALAFSLLCSGILVVFLLVVGLCHKFSVVWYVKMTWAWLRAKRKPKLKKGDLEYDAFVSYSESDSGWVEAHLVPQLEQTEPPLRLCLHKRDFVPGGWILDNIMDAIEKSHRTLFVLSQNFVRSEWCKYELDYTHFRLFDHNEDTVVLILLEPIDKETIPQKFCKLRRVMNSRTYLEWPDIDDQIPRFWRSLRTAIKRPNTDNGNCLQFDNVDF, encoded by the coding sequence ATGAGAATCGTGACCGTTCTCGTGTTTGTCCTTCTGCTAATGCATCGCAGCGTCTCACTCTCCAGCCCACAGTGTCACAGCTGTGAACAAACATCCTGTATATGCTCCAGACAAAACCTGACGACGGTCCCTGCAGCCCCTCCAAAGCTCATCACTGAATTCGATCTCTCATTCAACAGACTGCGGGAAATAACGAGGAATGACTTTGTTGCATTTACCGGTTTACGCTCCTTGATCCTGAATAACAACAGAATCCAAAAGATCCAGGAGCAAGCATTTGTCCCGCTGACTGAGTTGGAGAAATTGGACTTGTCCTTAAACAGACTGGTTACGTTGTCAGCTAGATGGTTTGAAAACCTTCTTTCTCTTCGGCACTTGAATCTTTTGGGGAACAAATATACAATGTTGGGTGAAGGAAATCTTTTCCAGTCGCTGAAGAGACTAAAGATCCTACATTTTGGAGGACCGTCCCTTCAATCTGTGAGAAAAAGTGACTTTTCTGGCCTCAGTGGTCTTGAAGAGGTTGTTTTTGATGGAATAAATCTGCAAGTCTACGCGGAAGGAAGTTTAAAACAAATTGGGCCAATGAAATACGTAACACTCGGTCTGAATGGTACGTTTTGTAGAAATAAAACTCTAGTAGGAGCCATACTGTCTGATGTAGTCCACCCAAACACAACCCTGACTTTCACCCACACAGGGTTCTTCTCAGAGGATCAAATGGTCCCATTTGAAGTGGCTCGCAATGGTGGAACTACaagtattatttttaaaaacgttAACATGACACTTGAAGCTTGTATGGCATTTCTGTATTTGATGTCAGACTCTAATTTAACTATTTTGGTACTTGAAGATGTTAAATTCAACTTAAGACATTTGGGTCATCGTGGGTATCCCCCACACATGGACCGTTTGGAGACTCTTGTCTTAAAAAACCTTGATGTCCCTCAATTTTACAGATTCCCAGTCCTCTTTATCCTGGCTCCTTTGCTGAACGTGGTGCGACGGGTGTCTGTCCTAAACAGCAAGTTGTTCCTCATTCCTTGCAAGTCCTCGGCTGATTTTTCAAAGCTGGAGCATATGGACGTCAGTGACAACTTGCTTAGTGATCTGACCCTTAGTGAAATGATGTGCGACGGCAGAGGTGGGCTTTGGAGTCTGCAAACCATCAACATCAGCAGGAATCACCTGCGGTCCATCAACAGCCAGCTCTTCACCAAACTAAATAAGCTTAAAAACATCGACATGAGTGGAAATGTGTTTCATCGTATGCCTGAGACCTGTGACTGGCCACCAAGTCTCCAATTCTTAAACCTTTCGTCGACACATTTGACAAAAGTGAGCACTTGTTTGCCGGTGAGTTTACGCATCCTCGATCTATCAGACAACGCCTTGACCTTCTTCAACGTCGAACTACCTTTTCTCACAGAGTTGCACATTTCCGGCAACAAGATCAGCAATTTCCCAGATGGAGATTTATACCCTCTTCTCGCTTTTCTCTCCATTCAAAACAACGACTTGCAGACGTTCAGCAGCAACAACTTAAATGATTATAAGAATCTGAAGAGTCTGGAGGCGGGTGCCAACCCGTATGTCTGTTCATGTGACTTTGTAGCGTTCATGACGAATTATCGAGTCACATTTGGAGATGAGTTCAAGTCGTACGTCTGTGACTCCCCTGACGCCGTGAGGGGAAAGAGTGCGGCGGAGGCGAGGCTGTCGGTGTTTGAATGCCACACAGCTTTGGCCTTTTCTTTACTCTGCTCAGGCATCCTGGTGGTGTTTCTGCTCGTCGTAGGTTTGTGTCACAAATTCAGCGTTGTGTGGTATGTGAAGATGACCTGGGCCTGGCTGAGAGCCAAGAGGAAGCCAAAGTTAAAAAAGGGAGATCTTGAGTATGACGCCTTTGTGTCCTACAGTGAGTCGGACTCTGGCTGGGTGGAAGCGCATCTGGTGCCGCAGCTGGAGCAGACAGAGCCTCCACTCCGGCTCTGCCTCCACAAGAGAGACTTTGTTCCTGGAGGCTGGATCTTGGACAACATCATGGACGCCATAGAGAAGAGTCACAGAACTCTGTTTGTGCTTTCTCAGAATTTCGTCAGGAGCGAATGGTGCAAGTACGAGCTGGATTACACCCATTTCAGATTGTTTGACCACAACGAAGACACAGTTGTGCTGATTCTCTTGGAGCCCATTGACAAAGAGACCATCCCCCAAAAGTTCTGCAAGCTACGTAGAGTCATGAACTCCAGGACGTACCTGGAGTGGCCTGATATTGACGACCAGATCCCCAGGTTCTGGCGCAGCTTGAGAACAGCTATTAAAAGACCAAACACTGATAATGGAAACTGTTTACAGTTTGACAATGTGGACTTTTAA